The Vitis riparia cultivar Riparia Gloire de Montpellier isolate 1030 chromosome 3, EGFV_Vit.rip_1.0, whole genome shotgun sequence genome segment GAGGGAGAAGATGATTGATCTTCAGGGAGAAGGCCTTGGATTGCTTTTGGCATGGGCTCATCCTTCATAACATCTCTCCAGTATACCCAGGCTCTTTTCTTCCACCCATTGCATTGCCCACCTGCTCacaaattaagagaaaaatatgtaGGAACTTGTAAGAATTATGAAACCATACAAATTCATAGTCAAAATTTTCCTGAGTTCATAATCAATTGGTTTCAGTTTGCCTCTTAGAAATGCTCACCAAGAGAAGTGAGAAAATAGTGAAGAAAGCCAAGGAATAAGCCATATCCTCAATTTGCAAATACTAagatagtgtttgttttttggctgaatagaaaaagctaaaatatttgactttttttattcagctaAAAATAACATGTAAACATCATCCAACACAAGTAAAGTGAACTTATTATCGATATATTCAATTTAGTTATGTTAAATGATGTTAATAGGTTACTTTTAACTGaacaaaaaaagtcaaatattttgactttttctattcaataaaaaacaaacactacctaacTTTGTTTCTATTATTTGAATCGAGGCTCCACTTACTATTTATATAAATAGATAGATAAGAAGTACaagaaaaccaaacatataGCTAAGAAGGATTAATCTTAAGGTTCAAGTTGGCCTTGGATAAAGTATATTGATCATATCATGATGTGCAATTCTTGTTGACCTTCAATAATGCATTGAAGATGTCAACAATGTGGTGTTGGGCAAATGATGTGAAGATTAAGTGTAAGAGCCATAAAAAGACCAAGTAATATTAAAACATTCTCGtatgaatttttcaaatgaatattAGTAGAAGAATTGAGGTTAAAAAGTGTTCTTGTTTCTAACGTCCGAAAATAGGTACTGTGCATCAAACTTAGGGGCTACAATTTGCACGTTGTGTCAAAGTCTCGATATTCTATGACATATATCAATTCAAACCCGACACAATAATactaatgttaaaaatataaactcaaatactACTCCATTATGAGACAGGTAATACATCATATAactcatttcattcatttaataattaaattcgTCTACTTAATAATCGGGTTGAAttagattttatatatgtttatataattaatgtctcaaaattaaaataattttcacaaaaatagTTCTCGGTTTTATTTGGATTATGACAAGTAATATGAAATAGAGAAAAGTGGGAAACAAATCAAAatctcaatattattaaaaataaaaataaatttctttgctAATAAAGGGacataaatatatcaaaagaaCCAcgtcaaataatttattaaatattttccttatattttctccttttctttttctcaaatctTAAGGATCTaacaaaaaaagatatatatatatatataatatatatatatatatatatatattaaaattattttatttattttaaaatttgatataaaaattaaataatttaaaatatagaaggTTCtagataatttaattaattatgtttatatatatatattatatttaatagtaAAACCGTGAAACACGTTCCATGCCTCCACATGAATTATCACTTTTATAAATCCAAtcattttcactaaaaataaataaaaataaataaataacaaagacCCGATGCCTAGATTTGACGGCTTACCAACTATGTTTTgtacctttgttttttttaagtttttgcaAGTAAAATGTTTTAAGTCTCGTATCAATATATGcctaattaaaaatatactGGATGGGATTCGAGATCTTGTGGAAATCTAAAGCCAAGTCTTTAttcatatttatgattaaaaaaataattaggatttGAAGTATCATGGAAAGCAAAGGTAAAATCTTTGGCACCACTAATTTatgattagaaaattttctttgcaattttcTTGAACTATGAATAGTCTTCTTggagttcaattttttttttttttttatctataatgGTAGTGGAGGGATGTGTGTTTGTGTCATGATATATAGTTGTAGGGTTACGatgattatgtttttattatagcCGTTCACAATTCTGATATTTTCTTGTACAAATCTTTTGATAttatggattttttatttttttatctatagtTTTTCCTGTCTAGAGTTTTTTTACGTAAATTTgtgtatttttattctatttttttattacttactCTTGTTATTGTGTATcaacttttttatttccatgaaagaaaataaacgaATAAAAATGTTGTATGTTACTGAACTCGAAAATATATGTGACATTATATTGACAAcgtctttttatatttaacaaaaaggGTGTCGATCGATATGATTGCTGGAGTTTTGAATCTCGATGAAATAATGATTCAAGAGTTCATTGAATGAAGTAAcaaatttttggataaaataatgaTCCCTCCCTCGATCTGAAATCATTCCTCCAAATTAATCAATAGGTTGGGTCTGCCCACCCCACATCATGTTCCTATTTTGGATGCccttttacttaaaaaaatattagtgttccattattgtttttgttttctagcTTATAAAGCTGGGACGTCCTTGTTTTCTAGCAACTCATATCTCCTTCACATTTTTTAATCCTCCTCTTTCAGATGGGTGGCAGCAGGTCCGAATCCAGAGAGAATCAGAAGCAAATGCCCATGTCTTTCATAATTGTTGGAAATTATCAAGGGATGGTCTGCTTGTAGGCCATGCTTTAACTGAACCTGAATTGCTAGAAAAATTATCGAAGAGCCATGCCTAGCCCATCTAATCCTAAAAAATTGCTTCTGTGCCCACCCAGCTAGCATTAGAGATGGGTTGGTTTGGCCTCGGATTGGTGCTTCACTGTTCAGCTTGTTTGGAgttcaaaaggaaaaagattaagtactaaaataaaatattttttaataacaattttcagttattttcacttattttttaaatatcattttaaaaatttatcatacaaatatgaaaaacgaTTTATAGACATAAAAAACTTAATGGATTAAATTACTAataatttggtcttcaaaatgaataaatttaatatatatcctcttatggataagtttctccgatctccaactataaaaatataataataataaaataaattattattattattgtgttGGTAAAACTTTTCggagaagaaaattttattattattattattatccttttataGTTGAGATTAGGAAACTTAtcaggatatatatatattttaaatttattcattttgaagacattagtggtaatttaatccactaatttttttttttatgtctacacgattataaacaaaaatctacgtataaaagttatttttaaaatataaaaaataagtaaaaaaaaaatattttaagttcctAGACAAATATTTAGctatttattctataaaatattaaagaatagtttttaaaaactgttatcGAAAATTTCAGaaccattttcaaaacattttctttttttagataaaaaaaaacatatttggcaaccaaaaaacaacaaataaaagcgtttttagataacatgttttagttattttcacttaattttttagggttattttaaaaaataattatacaaatatgaagaataattaaaaataaaacatatagatatatttttaaaatatagaaaataagtttaaaatatttcatattctcaaataaacatttattttacaaaacataagaatatggtttttaaaattgttgtttaaaactattttcgaaaataattaccGAAAATGGTCTAAAATTTTCACCTAGGTTTCACATTTAAATTccttaaattttgaataattgatgGGATATATATTCATCTAGTTGATGGGATTACCATCTTCAAAAGCTCTTTTTTATCAATCCTCTCAAAATTCATGGTTACATTTGAGATTTGATGCTTACCAACCTCATCTTTCTCGCTTGGTTAAGCAGCATAACACGGAGTGGAATATCAATATGTACttaattaaaacaaaagtttgttttagGGTAATTTTGGTAAAAGGGTTtttatttgtatcattttttgaaagtgattttaaaaatgtgatTTCTAAAAGTGATTCTTTGGATTTTTGAAAGTATGTATATTAAGAAAAACCTTTAGAGTTTGTTtgcaatatttttagaaaaacacttctaattataaaattttaaaaacatttttaaatagttaaaaaatcatttatgaaatctaattaaggaaaaatgaaaaaacccaAATCTTGAATAATCTTCAAGATCTCTTAAAGTCATAATGTATCTAATTAATATGGATGATACACGGAATACCAACTTGTAATGAGTCATAAATAGAGAGAAACCAAGTGGTACAACtcttattaaatcattttacacTTTTTACATCAATTCTAATACAAGCATTAAACACTAGGGACTTTAATTATAAGCtcatttgacaatatttttagaaagtgtttttaatatttttaacatttaaaattttttatcattcaagtgtttgaaatgttagaaacattttctataATCATTACCAATAGCACTCCATTTCTTACCTAACGAATAATATGCATGGTTTCTGTTTCGCTTATTCATTATAAGCAGAAACATTAGGCCTAGGTTCAAAGTCACCCACAAATggcttctccttctcttctttaGTAGCAACTTTATCATGGTAGGCTGAGACATTAGTCCTGGGCTCAAGGTCCTTAACAAATGATTTCTCTTTTGTGAGTTTAGCATCCTCATCATCATAAACCCAGAAAACCTTCTCTTTTTTAGGCTCAAAACCCTTGACAATATCACCCCCATTTCTTGCCCCTGGCATTGTCTGACAGTTGGGTTTCTTGCTTAAGAGAGAAGATGATTGATCTTCAGGGAGAAGGCCTTGGATTGCTTTTGGCATGGGCTCATCCTTCATAACATCCCTCCAGTATACCCCAGGCTCTTTTCTTCCACCTATTGCATTGCCCACCTGCTCacaaattaagagaaaaatatgttAGAACTTGTAAGAATTATTAAACCATAcaaattcatattcaaaatcTTCCTGAGTTCATAATCAATTGGTTTCAGTTTTGCCTCTTAGAAATGCTCACCAAGAGAAGTGAGAAAATAGTGAAGAAAGCCAAGGAAGAAGCCATATCCTCAATCTGAAAACACTAACTTTGTTTCTGTTATTTGAATTGAGACTccacttactttttatatagatagatagataagCAGTACTAAGGTTCAAGTTGGCCTTCAATAATGCATATTGATCATATCATGATGTGCAATTCTTGTTGGCCGGCCTTCAATAATGCATTGAAGATATCAACACTGGTGGTGGGCAAATGATGTGAAGATTAAGTGTAAGAGCCATGACAAGACCAAGTAATGTTAAAATATTCTCGTATGAATTTTTCAACTAAATTTTAGTAGAAGAATTGAGGTTAGAAAGTGTTCTTGTTTTTAACTTCAGAAAATAGGTAATGTGCGGCTAACTTATGGGTTACAATTTTCCCGTCATGTCAAAGTCTCGATATTCTAACCCAAACCCgacataataataatagtgttaataatataaactcaaatactACGACATGTAACACATtatataactcatttaataattaaaacatcCTACTTAATAATCGATTGAATTAGATTTTGTATATGTCTCTAtgattaatatttcaaaaaacaattttcacaaaaacaATTACTTCTTGATTCCATTAGAATTGTGACAAGGAATATGGAATAGAGAAAAGTGGGAAGCAAATCAAAATCTcaatgttataaatataaagaaaaatcaaatatgataaaggTTAGTAAAAAAACTCATAAGTTTTAAAAGTCTTTGctaaaaagggaaataaataaatcaaaagagtcaaataatttatatacatacatacatacatacatatatatatatatatatatataatagtaaAACCATGACAAACACGTTCCATGCCCATGTCTCACATGAATGATTACTTTTATAAATCCAAttgtttttactaaaaaattaaaataaataaataacagagACCCAATCACCGGATATATTCTTAAAGATTTGACGACTTACCAACCATGTTTTGTGCCCTTGTTTTTTTCAAGCGTTTGCAAGCAAAATGTTTGAGTCCTACATCAATATATgcctaattaaaaatatagtggATGGGATTCGAGATCTCGTGGAAATTTAAAGCAAAATCTTTATTCatattaatgattaaaaattttgtttggatttgaaGTATCATGTAAAGAAAGGATAAAATATTTGGCACcactaatttattattaaaaaacttCCCTTGCAATTTTCTTGGACTATGAATAGTCTCCTTGGATTTCACTTCATACTTATTAGTTCATCCTTATACCCTTGCAGTTGAGGAAGATGATGTGAagttagaaattatttttatttccatgagagaaaataatgatttcatAGTTTGTAATATCAActgaattttaagaaaatgcTAAAATATTGTATAATGGTACTTATAAAAGTCTAAATTTGAATGATTAATCATTGAATGATGATGcagataaataaaattaagatataaagatacaaacaaataaaattgatgtGTTACACATAGCATCGTATTattgagaatataaaatatcttttcaaTATTTAACAAAAAGGGTGTCGGTCGATTGATGGAGTCTTGAATCTCAATCAAATAATGATTCAAGAGTTCATTGAATGAAGTAAcaaatttttggataaaataattaTCCCTCCCTCGATCTGAAATCATTCCTCCAAATCGATCAATAGGTTGGGCCTGCCCACCCCACACCATGTTCCTATTATTGGATGCccttttacttaaaaaatatcaGTGTTccattattgtttttgttttctagcAATTCATATCTCCTTTGCATATTTTTAATCCTCTCTCTTTCGGATGGGTGGCAGCAGGCTCGAATCCAGAGAGAATCAGAAGCAAATACCCATGTCTTtcataattgttagaaattaTCGAGGGATGGTCTGCTTGTAGACCATGCTTTAAGCCTTTAACTGAACCTGAATTGCTAGAGAAATTATCAAAGAGCCATGCCTAGCCCATCTAATCCTAAAAAATTGCTTCTGTGCCCCACCCAGCTAGCAGTAGAGATGGGTTGGTTTGGCCTCGGATTGGTGCTTCACTGTTCAGCTTGTTTGGAGTTCAGAAGCAACGGattgtttgataactattttaaaaaacggttttttcatattaaaaaggaaaaaaaaaagatattttttaaattattttcatttattttataaaaatcatttttaaaaattattatacaaatatgaaaaatggttaaaaacaaaattctacatataaaagttaaaaaacaagttaaaaatattttaagttctcaaataaaccttttaattttttaaaattgttctcaaaaattattttttagaacaaaaaaaataataaaacacatttaacaactaaaaatcaataaataaaagggttTTTAGGGAACATGTTTTAGTTCTTTCTCTTACTTTTGGagagctatttttaaaaaataattatacaaatataaataataattaaaagtaaagtacatatataaaaattattttaaaatataaaaaaaattaaaatatttcatattctcAAATAGACatttattctacaaaacataAGAATATGGTTTTCAAAACTGTTGTTCATaactattttcaataataattacCGAAAATGGTCTAAAATTTGTAGATTTCACATTTAAATTCCTTAAATTTTGCTTAGTTTACGGGATATATACTCATCCTTGAAGTTCATAGTTGATGGGATTAACATCTTCAAAGGTTATTTTCTTATCAATCCTCTAAAAGTCATGCTTACATTTGAAATTTGACGCTTACCAATCTCATCTTTCTCATCTGGTTTTGTCAATATATTTGCTAAGCAACAGAACACCATGTTGGAGTGGAATATCAatgtatatttaattaaaacaaaagtttatttcagAGTAATTTTGCTAAAagggtttttatttatatcattttttgaaagtgattttaaaaatgtgatTTCTAAAAGTGATTCTTGGGATTTTTGAAAGTATGTCTATTAAGAAAAACCTTTAGAGTTTATCtgacaatatttttagaaaaaacccTTCTCATATATAAAGCACTTCGAAAGAAAATTCGaacactttataaaatttaaaaaacatttttaaatagttaaaaaaattatttatgatattttatgagAAAACAATTGATAAACTatttttcctaaaatactttaattaaaaacactttttatagaAACAACGTTGCTGTCAAAAGTATTCTCACAGAGGAAATCTAAATAAAATCTTCACAAGTAAAACTATTCAATTGTAATTTCAAAACCCCACTTTCTGTTTCCTTGAATTATCAAAAGCTTCCGTGGATTTAATTTCATCTCGTAGAATCTGTGGATTGTTTAAGTTTTGCCTAATTGGCTCTGGCCTAGGTGATCAAAGGCATCATATCTTTGAGGAAGCCGTCTGACTTCAACTCCTTACTACTCTCAGATGCAATATGAATTTGCCCTTGTGGTATTCGATTGAATGCTCTTTTGTTTGCTGACTAGTTCTGTTGGTCTCTTTGTTGTCTTACCAGAAGGAgaagataaagaagaagaagaaaggatttcccagaaaagaagaaaaatgaaccTGAGATTTTCCTTTTGGAGCATCTTCCTTCACTTTCTGGCTGTGATGGTAACCTCTCCACTCTTCAATTTATTCATACAGCATGCATACATCTTTGCAGTCTCTTGGAACTTCTATGCCCCTGCAGTtcaagatgatgatgatggttaAATACtggtataattattattatttgattgacATAATCTGTGGAAGCTGGAAATTTTGATGTTCATGGTAAAGTACAAAGATTTTAGCTGGTaatatcattttccatttgaatgTAAATATAAGTAGTTCTAAATTTCATCATGAccatttttagttttcttttcgAGGGTTTTGGCATGGTTTTAGACAGAAGTTCTCTTAGAAACCTTGTTTATTAAGTCATGTTACAGATCTCCATATTCTAAGCTGCAGACATTTCTCCCCATTTTTGTAGTGTTTCCATGGAAGTGGAGCCAGGGAGATGCATAGAGAGGAGTTGATGGTGGCTCCAAAATTTCCCATGGATGATTTCCCAGAAGGGGTTAATATATTGCAACTCCATAGCATGGATGGAAGTGAGAAAAAGGATGGTGGGCAACATGCCATGGAGGACAGATTGCATGGTCATGATAAGCGAGGCAAAGAAACCCGAAAAAGGGAAGACACAGAGCATGTTCATGGTCATTCATCATCCCACATGGATCACTTGGACCCTTCAGTTGTTGTCTTCTTCACTATGAAGGATCTGAAGGTTGGGAAAACAATGCCCATCTACTTTGCCAAAACGGACCCTGCTTCTTCTCCTCGCATGTTACCTAAAGAAGAAGCTGATTCCATTCCTTTCTCATTTGCCCAACTCCCACACCTCCTTGAATTCTTCTCCTTTTCTCAAGGCTCCCCCCAAGCCAGAGCCATGGAAAATACACTTAGAGAATGTGGACTTAAGCCCATCAAAGGAGAGACCAAGTTCTGTGCTACTTCCCTAGAATCCTTGCTTGATTTTGTGCATAGCATCTTTGGGCTGGAGTCCCATTTCCAAGTCTTAACAACTTCCTATCTCACAAAGTCAAGTACCCTTTTCCAAAACTACACCTTCTTGGAAGTGCCTACAGAGATACCAGCTCCCAAAATGGTAGCTTGTCATACTATGCCCTACCCTTATGCAATTTTCTACTGCCATTCCCAAGCGAGTGAGAACAAGGTGTTTAAGGTGTCACTAGAAGGCCAAAATGGAGATAGGGTGGAAGCCTTTGCTGTTTGCCATTTGGATACCTCTGCCTGGAGCCGTGATCATGTGTCATTCCGTGTGCTCGGGATCGAGCCTGGGACATCCCCTGTGTGTCATTTCTTCCCTGCATCCAACCTCATATGGGTTCCGAGGCCTACTCTGAACTAGTCATGTAACTGCAGTGTAATCACTGAAGCTATTACTATGATCTGGTATTCCACTTGGTGTTTGTTTTTCAACTGAAGGGCtcataaatatagaataaatgAGTAGGTTTTGAATGTTGCTATATAAATAAGGGGTCTATTCAGAAGGTCAAGCAATCAATAGTGACTCACCAGGTTTACTACTACAAGTTTTTATCAGTGGTAACATCTCATGCTGAATAGTTTTGTGCAAGAAATTTCCCTGCTTCTTGATTTTCAGTTTCTTTGATGAATCATTTTATGTCAACAGGcagaaaattgaatcaatttccTAGATTCTAGATCTTGAATCAGAACTTCAAAATCTTCCTGGATTCTAGATTGAAATCAGAGCTAACATTCTAGGAAATCTTTCTTCCATAGTCCAGTAACCTTTGCATTTGGACATTCCTTGACTCAGATCTAAA includes the following:
- the LOC117911509 gene encoding organ-specific protein P4-like, giving the protein MASSLAFFTIFSLLLVGNAIGGRKEPGVYWRDVMKDEPMPKAIQGLLPEDQSSSLLSKKPNCQTMPGARNGGDIVKGFEPKKEKVFWVYDDEDAKLTKEKSFVKDLEPRTNVSAYHDKVATKEEKEKPFVGDFEPRPNVSAYNE
- the LOC117908442 gene encoding BURP domain-containing protein BNM2A-like isoform X2, giving the protein MNLRFSFWSIFLHFLAVMCFHGSGAREMHREELMVAPKFPMDDFPEGVNILQLHSMDGSEKKDGGQHAMEDRLHGHDKRGKETRKREDTEHVHGHSSSHMDHLDPSVVVFFTMKDLKVGKTMPIYFAKTDPASSPRMLPKEEADSIPFSFAQLPHLLEFFSFSQGSPQARAMENTLRECGLKPIKGETKFCATSLESLLDFVHSIFGLESHFQVLTTSYLTKSSTLFQNYTFLEVPTEIPAPKMVACHTMPYPYAIFYCHSQASENKVFKVSLEGQNGDRVEAFAVCHLDTSAWSRDHVSFRVLGIEPGTSPVCHFFPASNLIWVPRPTLN
- the LOC117908442 gene encoding BURP domain-containing protein BNM2A-like isoform X1 is translated as MLFCLLTSSVGLFVVLPEGEDKEEEERISQKRRKMNLRFSFWSIFLHFLAVMCFHGSGAREMHREELMVAPKFPMDDFPEGVNILQLHSMDGSEKKDGGQHAMEDRLHGHDKRGKETRKREDTEHVHGHSSSHMDHLDPSVVVFFTMKDLKVGKTMPIYFAKTDPASSPRMLPKEEADSIPFSFAQLPHLLEFFSFSQGSPQARAMENTLRECGLKPIKGETKFCATSLESLLDFVHSIFGLESHFQVLTTSYLTKSSTLFQNYTFLEVPTEIPAPKMVACHTMPYPYAIFYCHSQASENKVFKVSLEGQNGDRVEAFAVCHLDTSAWSRDHVSFRVLGIEPGTSPVCHFFPASNLIWVPRPTLN